A window of Verrucomicrobiia bacterium contains these coding sequences:
- a CDS encoding metallophosphoesterase family protein, with protein MKYAILADIHGNLEALQVVLEDCKAQGATHYACLGDVVGYNANPKECLDIIRGMGMPCVKGNHDEYCSTDTALDGFNAHAAEAVEWTRQQLSDEDRQWLRDLKYLRLVANFTIVHATLDVPQRWGYVFDKLAAAASFTYQNTSVCFFGHTHVPVAFIRDTVVRGGTYSKFKVEPGRKYFVNVGSIGQSRDGVAKATYVIYDMNEGTIELRRLDYDIPTTQRKIIDAGLPPRLAERLALGK; from the coding sequence ATGAAGTACGCGATATTGGCAGACATACACGGTAATCTGGAGGCCTTGCAGGTCGTTCTGGAAGACTGCAAAGCCCAAGGGGCTACGCATTACGCCTGTTTGGGTGACGTGGTGGGCTACAACGCCAATCCCAAGGAATGCCTGGATATCATCCGAGGCATGGGTATGCCCTGCGTGAAGGGCAATCATGATGAGTATTGCTCCACGGACACGGCTTTGGATGGCTTCAATGCCCACGCTGCCGAAGCAGTGGAATGGACGCGTCAGCAGCTCTCCGATGAAGACCGCCAGTGGTTACGGGACCTGAAGTATCTGCGTCTGGTTGCGAATTTTACGATCGTGCATGCGACGCTCGATGTGCCTCAACGTTGGGGTTACGTTTTTGACAAGCTGGCTGCTGCAGCGAGCTTCACCTATCAGAACACGAGCGTCTGCTTCTTCGGCCATACCCATGTGCCGGTGGCGTTCATCCGTGATACCGTGGTGCGCGGGGGAACTTATTCCAAGTTCAAGGTGGAACCGGGTCGCAAGTATTTCGTGAACGTCGGCAGCATCGGCCAGTCCCGTGACGGCGTGGCGAAGGCCACCTATGTCATCTACGACATGAACGAGGGGACCATTGAATTGCGCCGGCTGGATTACGACATCCCGACGACGCAACGCAAGATCATCGATGCGGGGCTGCCGCCGCGTCTGGCCGAACGTCTTGCCTTGGGCAAGTAA
- the waaF gene encoding lipopolysaccharide heptosyltransferase II encodes MKVLILKPSSLGDIIHALPVARLLRLQHPGCEIHWWISKDLLPLLEGDPDIARLIPFNRRRWWSPTCKTGLWYTVNQARKERYDLVIDLQGLMRSAIFSWLARGTFTAGVLDKREGGSALYDLAVERPGAESHAVDWYLEVAKAVGLKTEVPFTWMAEKPDTMAEVRRKWKVEGARWVVLCPGARWDNKVWPLNSFVELSQKLLHEHRDVKIVVIGGREDMTRGRVLHTVDRERVLDLTGCTSLGEMVEWIRLADVTVTNDTGPMHVAAALSKPVVAFFGPTAPERTGPYGQIDQVLRANLPCMPCMQRRCHFEETMACLHRITPEQAAARTSGFLG; translated from the coding sequence TTGAAAGTTCTCATCCTCAAGCCCAGCTCGCTTGGCGACATCATCCACGCCTTGCCGGTGGCGCGTCTTCTGAGGTTGCAGCATCCCGGTTGTGAGATCCATTGGTGGATCAGCAAGGATTTGTTGCCACTGCTGGAGGGTGATCCGGACATTGCTCGCCTGATCCCGTTCAACCGTCGTCGCTGGTGGTCGCCAACGTGCAAGACAGGTCTGTGGTATACGGTCAATCAAGCGCGGAAGGAGAGGTATGATCTAGTCATCGACCTGCAAGGGTTGATGCGAAGCGCGATTTTCTCATGGCTTGCCCGCGGAACATTCACGGCAGGAGTCCTGGACAAACGGGAGGGAGGCTCCGCGCTTTATGATCTGGCCGTGGAAAGACCGGGCGCAGAATCGCATGCGGTGGACTGGTATCTGGAGGTGGCCAAGGCGGTGGGACTGAAAACGGAGGTTCCATTCACCTGGATGGCTGAGAAGCCCGATACGATGGCAGAGGTGCGGCGAAAGTGGAAAGTGGAGGGAGCGCGGTGGGTGGTGTTATGTCCGGGAGCGCGCTGGGATAACAAAGTCTGGCCGCTGAATTCGTTCGTAGAACTGTCCCAGAAACTTTTGCATGAACACCGGGATGTGAAGATCGTGGTGATCGGTGGGCGTGAAGACATGACGCGTGGACGCGTCTTGCACACGGTGGATCGTGAACGAGTCCTGGATCTGACGGGCTGCACGTCTCTGGGCGAGATGGTGGAGTGGATACGTCTGGCGGATGTGACGGTGACGAATGACACGGGACCGATGCATGTGGCCGCGGCATTGAGCAAGCCGGTCGTGGCATTCTTCGGCCCCACAGCGCCTGAACGCACCGGACCTTACGGACAGATCGATCAAGTTTTGCGTGCGAACCTGCCGTGCATGCCCTGTATGCAACGGCGCTGTCATTTCGAGGAAACGATGGCTTGCCTCCACCGTATCACACCTGAGCAGGCAGCGGCCCGCACGTCCGGTTTCCTCGGTTGA
- a CDS encoding DUF481 domain-containing protein — translation MSCIHAPTRFLLALLLLACVTVTAFAQTNLPPAKVEVIRLKNGDRITGSVLKEDETSLHMATKWNPSLVVPKTEIEKREEQGVGAEPVAVLPVPAVIDPPKPAPAPAPVAAVPPATPPKPAGVWKANIQLGADLRQSTVSSYLYSASAKVTYTRAEWHNSADWRYSYGKSGNVLSADRMDGTLKTDMDLGQEKKWFVYALGGAGYDEVRKIDYQYEFGPGLGRHILTRTNMTLNGEAGFSFQQQNFSNASRRSDLRLRVAEDFFWRISPKVKLEQKAEIQPAFDDPADYRIRLEAGVSYALFNNVSWNVTVIDIYDSDPTTGVSKNDLQVRSGVGISF, via the coding sequence ATGAGTTGTATACACGCGCCGACCCGATTTTTGCTGGCCTTACTGTTGTTGGCGTGTGTCACGGTCACAGCATTTGCACAAACCAATCTTCCGCCCGCAAAGGTGGAAGTGATCCGGCTGAAGAATGGTGATCGGATCACGGGTTCCGTGTTGAAGGAGGATGAAACGTCCTTGCACATGGCGACCAAGTGGAACCCCAGTCTGGTGGTGCCCAAAACGGAGATCGAGAAACGTGAAGAGCAGGGTGTAGGGGCCGAGCCGGTGGCCGTGTTGCCGGTCCCGGCTGTCATCGACCCGCCCAAACCTGCTCCAGCCCCAGCGCCTGTGGCGGCAGTGCCACCTGCAACGCCCCCGAAACCGGCCGGTGTTTGGAAGGCGAATATCCAGCTCGGCGCTGATCTGCGGCAAAGTACTGTCAGCAGCTATCTTTATTCGGCCAGCGCCAAGGTCACTTACACACGTGCCGAGTGGCATAATTCGGCTGACTGGCGTTATTCCTATGGCAAGAGCGGGAATGTGCTCTCTGCCGACCGTATGGATGGGACTCTCAAGACGGACATGGATCTGGGGCAGGAGAAAAAGTGGTTCGTGTATGCTTTGGGAGGTGCCGGTTATGATGAGGTGAGAAAGATTGACTATCAGTATGAGTTTGGTCCCGGCTTGGGTCGTCATATCTTGACGCGCACGAACATGACGCTGAATGGGGAAGCCGGCTTCTCCTTCCAACAGCAGAATTTCAGCAATGCCTCACGTCGTAGCGACTTGCGCCTGCGCGTCGCAGAGGATTTTTTCTGGCGAATCAGTCCCAAAGTGAAGCTGGAACAGAAGGCGGAGATACAACCGGCTTTCGACGATCCCGCCGATTACCGTATCCGCCTGGAAGCGGGGGTCAGTTACGCGCTTTTCAACAACGTGTCCTGGAACGTAACAGTCATAGACATCTACGATAGTGATCCAACTACGGGCGTTTCCAAGAACGATCTTCAGGTGCGGTCTGGGGTGGGCATCAGTTTTTGA
- a CDS encoding family 16 glycoside hydrolase codes for MLRGICLLAASLFLSLNAGAAEVVFDFSKTPTGKTPDGFKSMLIGSGPAPTWQVMMDEAPSSFAPLTSKGNATTKAVVLAQTSTDPTDERFPIFLHEGDVFGDFTFTTKFKLVSGTKERMAGIVFRAQDQHNFYVLRASGIGNTFRFYKVVNGLRQPPIGPEIEIPTGVWQEMAVQCEANKIRCFLNGKQVIPDLTDNSFITGKVGFWTKSDSVSHFTQSKVVYTPREIYAQKIINVLMERFPRTLAVKIYGPKVGSTNVVLLASNKPVLGPELEEDRTVAIRTIDANTPMLFHGKDIVKVTMPVHDRNGDPMVAIRIELDPFIGQTEQTSLNRAMVYKKEVEARVRNLKELFE; via the coding sequence ATGTTACGCGGAATTTGCCTTTTGGCCGCCAGCCTGTTTCTGAGCCTCAACGCCGGAGCAGCGGAAGTTGTATTTGATTTCAGCAAGACGCCGACCGGCAAAACACCGGATGGGTTTAAATCGATGTTGATCGGCAGCGGTCCCGCTCCGACATGGCAGGTGATGATGGATGAAGCTCCATCGTCATTCGCTCCCCTCACATCGAAGGGAAATGCCACTACCAAGGCCGTCGTGCTGGCGCAAACCAGCACCGACCCCACCGATGAACGTTTTCCGATCTTCCTGCATGAAGGCGATGTCTTTGGTGATTTCACATTCACCACCAAATTCAAACTCGTCTCCGGAACCAAAGAACGCATGGCTGGCATCGTGTTCCGCGCACAGGACCAGCATAACTTTTATGTTCTGCGCGCCAGCGGCATCGGCAATACCTTCCGTTTCTACAAGGTCGTAAACGGCCTGCGTCAACCGCCCATCGGACCGGAAATCGAGATACCCACGGGTGTCTGGCAGGAGATGGCTGTCCAATGCGAGGCCAACAAGATCCGCTGCTTCCTGAACGGCAAGCAGGTGATCCCCGATCTTACAGACAATTCTTTCATCACCGGCAAGGTCGGTTTTTGGACCAAGTCTGATTCCGTCTCTCACTTCACCCAATCCAAGGTTGTTTACACCCCGCGTGAGATATACGCCCAAAAAATCATCAATGTATTGATGGAGCGTTTTCCGCGCACGCTTGCCGTCAAGATTTACGGACCAAAAGTGGGCAGCACGAACGTAGTATTGCTCGCCAGCAACAAGCCCGTGCTTGGTCCCGAACTGGAAGAAGACCGGACGGTGGCGATCAGAACCATTGATGCGAACACCCCCATGCTTTTCCACGGCAAAGACATCGTGAAAGTCACCATGCCCGTCCACGACCGTAATGGCGACCCGATGGTGGCCATCCGCATCGAACTCGACCCATTCATCGGCCAGACCGAGCAGACCTCTTTGAACCGGGCGATGGTTTATAAAAAGGAAGTCGAAGCGCGCGTTCGGAACTTAAAAGAGCTTTTCGAATGA
- the ilvB gene encoding biosynthetic-type acetolactate synthase large subunit, giving the protein MLGRDIFVEALERAGVEAIFAYPGGASMEIHQSLTKSKIRTILPRHEQGGSFAAEGYARATGKAGVCMGTSGPGATNLVTAIADAYLDSCPLVAITGQVNQNMIGRGAFQETDIIGVTMPVVKHSYLVTDINDIPRIVAEAFYIAESGRPGPVVIDFPKNIQQAKAQPRWPSLEEVKKGLPGYTQPDNKAGELELNEIIGLIEKAERPVLYCGGGIITSGAAAELLKFAEAAQIPVTTTLMGVGGFPETHPLSLRWLGMHGAAYANWAVSGEFKYRANPTEPMVKLKDGADLLLAFGVRFDDRVTGKFDEFCKHGTIVHVDIDPSEHNKNKKAHLAVVGDLKDTLKRLNAMIAKRPIAKKFPAWHAQIAEWKKKGALHYEVTPEIANSDHIKDHLRGHESEVILPQMAIEMLYELTKGEAIITTGVGQHQMWSGQWYKYKFPRQFITSAGLGSMGYGFPAALGAKVACPDKHVVDIDGDGSFLMNIQELATANVEKIAAKAIILNNQHLGMVVQWEDNFFGGNRGHTYLGNPENRAQVYPDYVKVCTSFNIPCERVIHRKDLKAAIQRMLDSKTAYVLDVVTPYTEHVLPFIPAGRTVADMLY; this is encoded by the coding sequence ATGCTGGGTCGCGACATTTTTGTCGAAGCCCTCGAGCGCGCCGGTGTGGAAGCGATCTTCGCTTATCCGGGCGGCGCGAGCATGGAGATCCATCAATCGCTCACGAAGTCCAAGATCCGCACGATCCTCCCCCGCCATGAGCAGGGTGGCAGCTTCGCCGCGGAAGGTTACGCCCGCGCCACCGGCAAGGCCGGCGTGTGCATGGGCACCTCCGGCCCCGGCGCGACGAACCTCGTCACGGCCATCGCCGACGCTTACCTCGACTCCTGCCCGCTGGTGGCCATCACCGGCCAGGTGAATCAGAACATGATCGGTCGCGGTGCGTTCCAAGAGACGGACATCATCGGCGTGACCATGCCGGTGGTGAAACACAGCTACCTCGTCACGGACATCAACGACATCCCGCGCATCGTGGCGGAGGCGTTCTACATCGCCGAGAGCGGTCGTCCGGGCCCCGTGGTCATCGATTTCCCGAAGAACATCCAGCAAGCCAAGGCGCAACCGCGCTGGCCTTCACTCGAAGAAGTGAAGAAAGGCCTGCCGGGCTACACGCAGCCGGATAACAAGGCAGGCGAACTCGAACTGAACGAGATCATCGGCCTGATCGAGAAGGCTGAGCGTCCGGTGCTGTATTGCGGTGGTGGTATCATCACCTCCGGCGCAGCCGCGGAACTCCTGAAGTTCGCGGAAGCAGCGCAGATCCCGGTCACGACCACTTTGATGGGCGTGGGCGGTTTCCCGGAAACGCATCCCCTCTCCCTCCGTTGGTTGGGCATGCACGGTGCCGCTTATGCGAACTGGGCCGTGAGCGGTGAATTCAAGTATCGCGCGAACCCCACTGAGCCGATGGTGAAGCTCAAGGACGGCGCGGACCTGTTGCTCGCGTTCGGCGTGCGTTTCGATGACCGCGTGACGGGCAAGTTCGATGAGTTCTGCAAACACGGCACGATCGTCCACGTGGACATCGATCCTTCCGAGCATAACAAGAACAAGAAGGCTCACCTCGCGGTGGTCGGTGACTTGAAGGACACCCTCAAGCGCCTGAACGCGATGATCGCCAAGCGGCCCATCGCCAAGAAATTCCCCGCGTGGCACGCGCAGATCGCCGAGTGGAAGAAGAAGGGCGCACTGCATTACGAGGTGACCCCGGAGATCGCGAACAGTGATCATATCAAGGATCACCTGCGCGGTCACGAGAGCGAAGTCATCCTCCCGCAGATGGCCATCGAGATGCTCTATGAGCTGACGAAGGGCGAAGCGATCATCACCACGGGCGTCGGCCAGCACCAGATGTGGTCCGGCCAGTGGTACAAGTATAAGTTTCCGCGCCAGTTCATCACCAGCGCCGGTCTCGGCTCGATGGGTTATGGCTTCCCCGCCGCACTGGGAGCGAAAGTCGCCTGCCCGGACAAGCACGTTGTTGACATCGATGGCGACGGCTCGTTCCTGATGAACATCCAGGAGCTCGCCACGGCGAACGTCGAGAAGATCGCCGCCAAGGCCATCATCTTGAACAACCAGCACCTCGGCATGGTGGTGCAATGGGAAGACAACTTCTTCGGCGGCAACCGCGGCCACACGTATCTCGGCAACCCCGAGAACCGCGCGCAGGTCTATCCTGACTACGTGAAGGTCTGCACGAGCTTCAACATCCCGTGCGAACGCGTCATCCATCGCAAGGACTTGAAGGCCGCCATCCAGCGCATGTTGGATTCCAAGACGGCTTACGTCCTGGACGTCGTGACACCTTACACGGAACACGTGCTGCCGTTCATCCCGGCTGGCCGCACCGTGGCGGACATGCTCTACTAA
- a CDS encoding agmatine deiminase family protein has translation MTTPAQLGYRMPAEWEQHTGTWFSWPRPEGISFPDKYDTVPPVYAELIKHLVKVEDVNINVWHAEMEAWVRGLLKDNGTPLERVKFHHFPTYEPWCRDHGPIFLVRDQGGKHERAIVDWAYNAWGGKYPPFDLDDAVPQHVAKLRGLPLFSPNIVMEGGALDVNGKGTLLTTEACLLNPNRNPDLSKEQIEQYLKDYLSVTNILWLGDGIVGDDTDGHVDDLTRFVNPTTVVTIVEEDPQDENYHLLQENLKRLQTMKDQDGRPLRVVELPMPGLVEFDGQRLPASYANFYIANGIVLVPTYRHKNDQKAIDILQREMPSHKVIGVDSTELIWGLGSFHCISQQEPA, from the coding sequence ATGACAACACCGGCACAACTTGGCTATCGCATGCCCGCAGAGTGGGAGCAGCACACGGGCACTTGGTTCTCCTGGCCTCGTCCTGAGGGCATCAGCTTTCCGGATAAATACGACACGGTGCCGCCGGTCTATGCGGAGCTGATCAAGCATCTCGTGAAGGTGGAGGACGTGAATATCAACGTCTGGCACGCGGAGATGGAGGCTTGGGTGCGCGGGTTGTTGAAAGACAACGGCACGCCGCTGGAACGCGTGAAGTTTCATCATTTCCCCACGTATGAACCGTGGTGCCGCGATCACGGTCCGATCTTCCTTGTGCGCGATCAGGGTGGCAAACATGAGCGCGCCATCGTGGACTGGGCTTACAACGCCTGGGGTGGCAAGTATCCGCCATTCGACCTGGATGACGCCGTACCACAGCATGTCGCGAAGTTGCGCGGGCTCCCCCTCTTCTCACCTAACATTGTGATGGAAGGCGGCGCGCTGGATGTGAATGGCAAGGGCACCTTGCTCACCACGGAAGCGTGCTTGCTGAATCCGAATCGCAATCCCGATCTCTCGAAGGAACAGATCGAGCAGTATCTGAAGGATTACCTCAGTGTGACGAATATTCTCTGGCTCGGCGATGGCATCGTGGGTGATGACACGGATGGGCACGTGGATGACCTCACGCGTTTCGTGAACCCCACCACCGTCGTCACCATCGTGGAGGAAGATCCGCAGGATGAGAATTATCATCTCCTCCAAGAAAACCTGAAACGGCTCCAGACGATGAAGGATCAGGATGGGCGTCCTTTACGAGTCGTGGAATTGCCGATGCCGGGTTTGGTGGAGTTCGATGGTCAACGGCTCCCGGCCAGTTACGCGAACTTCTACATCGCCAATGGCATCGTGCTCGTGCCGACGTATCGGCATAAGAACGATCAGAAGGCCATCGATATCCTCCAGCGCGAGATGCCGAGCCATAAGGTCATCGGCGTGGATTCGACGGAACTGATCTGGGGCTTGGGCTCCTTCCACTGCATCAGCCAGCAGGAACCGGCGTAG
- a CDS encoding DMT family transporter has product MWKLLLILLVGLFFESVGVVCLKKGITEMGEINGFNKTEIIRVIKAGITNKHILLGVLFEALFFGCLLILMSRGDVSFVWPLTALSFVFTTFAATWFLGEKVSSVRWLGVILILVGAGLVSYSEKQKEKEAALPGHREQK; this is encoded by the coding sequence ATGTGGAAGCTGCTGCTCATTTTGCTCGTCGGCCTGTTCTTTGAATCCGTCGGCGTGGTGTGCCTGAAAAAAGGCATCACCGAGATGGGTGAGATCAACGGCTTCAACAAGACTGAGATCATCCGCGTGATCAAAGCAGGCATCACGAACAAACACATCCTGCTCGGCGTGCTCTTTGAAGCGCTCTTCTTCGGATGTCTGCTGATCCTGATGTCCCGCGGCGATGTCAGTTTCGTCTGGCCGCTCACCGCATTGAGCTTCGTCTTCACCACCTTTGCCGCCACGTGGTTCCTGGGGGAAAAAGTGAGTTCCGTGCGGTGGCTTGGAGTGATCCTTATTTTGGTCGGCGCAGGGCTGGTAAGCTACAGCGAAAAGCAGAAGGAGAAAGAAGCCGCTCTGCCCGGTCACAGGGAGCAGAAATGA
- the hpnK gene encoding hopanoid biosynthesis-associated protein HpnK — translation MESAKKTRRLIVNADDFGRSASINAAVIRAHKEGILTTASLMVNGSAFQEAVELAHENPDLGVGLHLSLVCGRSSLKPTEIPGLVDNRYQFSNSAVSAGIRYFFNTDLRAQLRHEIRAQLQKFGLTKLKLDHVNGHLNMHMHPTVFSILRHHAIDLGMRQMRVTRDPFGLNAGIAGGEWLYRTSHAVIFNLLSAYVRPGLKRQDIRHTDQVFGLLQNGRVDETYVLKLLKRLPAGDSELYSHPSLDEFKHEYEALVSPRVRQLVEAEGIRLIRYQDL, via the coding sequence ATGGAATCCGCTAAGAAGACAAGGAGACTGATAGTTAACGCTGATGATTTTGGCCGTTCTGCAAGCATCAATGCGGCAGTCATCCGTGCCCACAAGGAAGGCATCCTCACCACGGCCAGCCTCATGGTGAATGGCAGCGCTTTTCAAGAAGCGGTAGAGCTGGCTCATGAAAATCCGGATCTGGGAGTGGGCCTGCATCTCTCGCTCGTATGCGGTCGCTCCAGCCTGAAGCCCACTGAGATCCCGGGATTGGTGGACAATCGGTATCAGTTCAGCAACAGCGCAGTCAGTGCAGGCATCCGCTACTTCTTCAATACAGATCTGCGTGCGCAATTACGCCACGAGATCCGCGCGCAGCTCCAGAAATTCGGCCTCACCAAGCTCAAGCTCGATCACGTGAACGGGCATCTGAACATGCACATGCATCCCACCGTGTTCAGCATCCTCCGCCATCACGCGATTGATCTGGGCATGCGTCAGATGCGCGTCACGCGTGACCCGTTTGGATTAAATGCAGGCATCGCGGGTGGTGAGTGGCTTTATCGCACGAGCCATGCTGTGATCTTCAATCTGCTCTCCGCCTATGTCCGTCCCGGATTGAAGCGACAGGACATACGGCACACGGACCAAGTCTTCGGCCTGTTGCAAAACGGTCGGGTGGATGAAACTTATGTGCTGAAGTTGCTGAAGCGCTTGCCCGCCGGGGATTCGGAGCTGTACTCCCATCCCTCGCTGGACGAGTTTAAGCACGAGTATGAGGCGTTGGTGAGCCCGCGCGTCCGCCAACTGGTGGAAGCAGAAGGCATCCGCCTCATCCGCTATCAGGATCTTTAG
- the hpnD gene encoding presqualene diphosphate synthase HpnD produces the protein MSAQVSEGITQRSQSNLTAGFILLPEEKRYAMSALYAFCREVDDVADEETAPVETRRIQLAEWREDIRIACDGGQPKFVVNRELQPYIQRYGMQYEHFDALIRGCEMDLDTFRYETMADMENYCYHVASVVGLLSIQIFEYKNPACKEYAVHLGKALQYTNILRDVRNDAERGRIYLPLAELRKHGVTEQEILDFKYTSKFRDLAKSVATQARAFYDLARKTLPPEDKRNMMTAELMGMVYGRLLVKLETVDFNVFGPEKIRLSKPQKISLIFRTWLGMTMGSAVPGYGIR, from the coding sequence GTGAGCGCACAAGTAAGCGAAGGCATCACCCAACGCAGCCAGTCCAATCTGACGGCGGGATTTATTCTTTTGCCAGAGGAGAAACGCTACGCCATGTCCGCACTGTATGCCTTCTGCCGTGAGGTGGATGACGTGGCAGATGAAGAGACCGCGCCGGTGGAAACGCGCCGCATACAACTCGCCGAGTGGCGCGAGGACATCCGTATCGCTTGTGATGGCGGCCAGCCGAAGTTCGTGGTGAATCGTGAATTGCAGCCCTACATCCAGCGTTACGGCATGCAATACGAACACTTCGATGCCCTCATCCGCGGTTGCGAGATGGACCTCGATACGTTCCGCTACGAGACCATGGCGGACATGGAGAACTACTGTTACCACGTCGCCTCCGTGGTCGGCTTGTTGAGCATCCAGATCTTCGAATACAAGAATCCCGCGTGCAAAGAATACGCCGTGCATCTGGGCAAGGCGCTGCAATACACCAATATCTTGCGCGATGTGCGGAATGATGCCGAGCGTGGCCGCATCTACCTTCCTCTGGCGGAACTCCGCAAGCACGGCGTGACGGAGCAGGAGATTTTGGATTTCAAATACACGTCCAAGTTCCGGGATCTGGCGAAGTCCGTCGCCACGCAAGCACGTGCTTTTTACGATTTGGCGCGGAAAACCTTGCCGCCGGAGGACAAGCGAAACATGATGACGGCGGAGTTGATGGGGATGGTCTACGGCCGTTTGCTGGTCAAGCTGGAGACCGTGGATTTCAACGTCTTCGGACCTGAGAAGATCCGGTTGAGCAAGCCGCAAAAGATTTCCCTCATTTTCCGCACCTGGTTGGGGATGACCATGGGTAGCGCAGTGCCAGGGTATGGAATCCGCTAA
- a CDS encoding sigma-54 dependent transcriptional regulator — protein MSRTLPPILVVDDEKNMRVSLQTILEEEGYDVVCVDSAEEALRRLDADEHLMIITDARLGGMSGYEFLGKVKARWPQLPIVMITAYTTTKLAVEAIKAGAMDYLAKPFAPEELLHIVERCGERHELLKENESLRSRSSETYRLEDIIGESQRLKELRQLIKTVAPTNATVLILGESGTGKELIAGAMHSLSQRTRKNYVRINCAAIPEMLLESELFGHEKGAFTGALKQKIGRVEEAHGGTIFLDEIGDMSRPLQAKLLRFLEDGSFTRVGGNDEHKVDVRLIAATNRDVIKAIEDGHFREDLYHRLNVVQFRPTPLRERGRDIILLAEHFLKHFNQIMGKHVQRLSKNAEGHLLAHHWPGNVRELRNVIERAVILEGTQEIIVSSLPDFHLENRLQKGESPRLPVAQSLDDALADYEKKLILTTIEQNRFSLSRSAEQLKMSRHALRYRMQRLNISLDQAGDDAEDNEAGGK, from the coding sequence ATGAGCCGTACATTGCCACCCATACTGGTCGTCGATGACGAGAAGAACATGCGGGTCTCCCTGCAGACGATTCTCGAAGAGGAAGGCTATGACGTCGTCTGCGTCGATTCCGCGGAGGAGGCGCTGCGCCGTCTGGATGCGGACGAGCACCTGATGATCATCACGGATGCCCGTCTCGGCGGCATGAGCGGCTATGAATTTCTCGGCAAGGTCAAAGCCCGCTGGCCGCAGCTCCCCATCGTCATGATCACCGCCTACACCACCACCAAGCTGGCAGTGGAGGCGATCAAAGCCGGAGCGATGGATTATCTCGCCAAGCCCTTCGCCCCGGAAGAACTGCTGCACATCGTAGAACGGTGCGGTGAACGCCACGAACTGTTGAAGGAGAACGAATCCCTCCGTTCGCGCAGTTCCGAGACGTATCGGCTGGAAGACATCATCGGCGAATCACAGCGCCTCAAGGAACTCCGTCAGCTCATCAAGACCGTTGCCCCGACCAATGCCACCGTCCTCATCCTCGGCGAAAGCGGCACGGGCAAGGAACTGATCGCCGGTGCGATGCACAGCCTGAGCCAGCGCACGCGGAAGAATTATGTGCGCATCAACTGTGCCGCCATTCCTGAGATGCTGCTGGAAAGCGAACTCTTCGGCCACGAGAAAGGTGCCTTCACCGGTGCGCTCAAGCAAAAGATCGGCCGTGTAGAAGAAGCCCATGGCGGCACCATTTTCCTCGATGAGATCGGCGACATGAGCCGCCCCTTGCAGGCGAAGCTTCTGCGCTTCCTCGAAGACGGCTCATTCACCCGCGTCGGCGGCAATGACGAGCACAAGGTGGACGTCCGCCTCATCGCCGCAACCAATCGCGATGTCATCAAAGCCATTGAAGACGGCCATTTCCGCGAAGACCTTTATCATCGCCTGAACGTCGTGCAGTTCCGCCCCACCCCGTTGCGCGAACGTGGTCGCGATATCATTCTGCTGGCCGAGCATTTCCTGAAACATTTCAACCAGATCATGGGCAAGCATGTGCAACGCCTGTCCAAGAACGCCGAAGGCCACCTGCTCGCCCACCACTGGCCGGGCAATGTGCGCGAGCTGAGGAATGTCATCGAGCGGGCAGTGATCCTCGAAGGCACCCAGGAGATCATCGTGAGCAGCCTGCCGGACTTCCATCTGGAGAACCGCTTGCAGAAGGGTGAAAGCCCGCGCCTGCCTGTGGCGCAATCGCTCGATGACGCACTGGCGGATTATGAGAAGAAGCTCATTTTGACCACCATCGAGCAGAACCGGTTCAGCTTGTCGCGCTCGGCAGAACAGTTGAAGATGAGCCGTCATGCCTTGCGTTACCGGATGCAACGGCTGAACATCAGCCTCGATCAGGCCGGCGATGATGCAGAAGACAATGAAGCGGGCGGCAAGTGA